TAATAATTGCTGGTAAATGAAGCGGTAATGAAACACCAATTTTTACCACTTTGGTGTTTCATTTTTTTAAATAATTTTTAAAATCACATGATATGAAATACTATTTTGAAAAAACTACGGATTATGCTTTTGAAGAAGCAGTAGAAAAAGTTACTGAAGAACTGAAAAAAGAAGGTTTCGGGGTATTGACCGAAATTGATGTGCAGGCCACATTAAAAAAGAAACTAAATATCGATTTCAGAAAATACCGGATTTTAGGGGCTTGCAATCCTCCATTTGCCCATAGAGCACTACAAGCTGAAGACAAAATTGGTGCTATGCTACCCTGCAATGTAATTTTGCAGGAACTGGACAATGGCAAAACAGAAGTAGCTGCCATTGACCCGTTGGCTTCGATGCTGGCGGTTGAAAATGACAAATTAAGTGAAATTGCTGGCGAAATCAGGTCGAAACTTGAAAAGGTGATTAAGAATCTTTAATGTTGTATAAGATAAATGTTACAAACATCTTAAAAAATTAATAAAATGAGAAAACTACTGTTATTATTAACCCTCGTACTTTTCTGGTTATTCACCGTGGATGCACAGGAGGGCGAACGGTTAAAAGTAATTGCTGGGGTACGTGTTAACCCTTTTGTGATGTACGATTTTGACGGTAACAAGACGGAAATAACACGTATCCATACCGAGTTAGGCGCCATGTTTAATAATAAAACCTATCTTTCGGTAGGATACACGCCCTTTGCCAACGCCATCTACAATTTTAACGAATATTGGTTTGTCGGCTTCGACAAAAAGATTCCTGTATCGTGGGTTTTGGCGGAAGAGTATATGATTGATGAAAAAAAATTCATACTTCAGACCGGCCCCAATTTCAAATTGGGTAACGTGGGAAATGCCTTTGTATTCCTGTTTACACCTGTTGATGATATTAATTGGGGCTTGAAAGTAGGTGTCTTTATTCCGTTAAACGTGGTGTTACATAAAGAATAGTTAACATGTTCAAATCTGTATTTACCATCAGCAAAATGGATTGCCCTTCCGAAGAATCCCTTATCAGGATGAAGCTGGAAGGGCTTTCCACAATTAAAAGTTTGGTGTTCGATATTGAAAACCGGAAGCTCACCGTGTTTCATTCCGAAGAAAATGAGGAAATCGAAAAACACCTTAAAGAACTCAAATTGGGCACGGAACACAAAGAAACCATTGTTGTCCAACAGGATGAATTCAAGGACGATTCATCAGTACAATCGAAACTGCTTTGGACAGTTCTGATTATCAATTTTGCTT
This is a stretch of genomic DNA from Candidatus Woesearchaeota archaeon. It encodes these proteins:
- a CDS encoding DUF302 domain-containing protein; this translates as MKYYFEKTTDYAFEEAVEKVTEELKKEGFGVLTEIDVQATLKKKLNIDFRKYRILGACNPPFAHRALQAEDKIGAMLPCNVILQELDNGKTEVAAIDPLASMLAVENDKLSEIAGEIRSKLEKVIKNL